TTTTCCTTCGTCTGCGGTGTTTCCCGCTGACAAAAAATATAGTATCATAAAATAAAAAGTTCGTCAATAACTTTTTTTAAAAAAAATACACATTTTTTTCAAATGTGTATTTTTTATTTAATTATAAAGTATCTGTTACTTTTTTATCAATAACTTTATCTTGTGAATCATATATAGTTACTCTAACTTTTTTTCCTTTCAATTTTTCAATTTTCATTGAACTTTCTATTTTTGATTTCCCAGTTCTTTCTGTTCTTCCAAATTGTGAATCAATAGTATCACTTATAGTTCCTCCTGCTCCAAGAATTTCTATTTTTTGTTTTAATAATTCCGAGCTATTTCCCTTAGAGTTTGAATCTGCTGTTATTTTTAAATTTGAAGTTTTTGAATTATAAGAAATTTGCAAATTAGAAATATTTGTCCCTCTTTTTATCTCTCCGTAATATCCATATATACTAATTCCAACTTCTGTTATCATTTTTATTTGAGCGTCTACTTTACCTTCATTTTTATTCAATGACTCTTTCAAAGGAATTTCTTTAAACACAACATAACTTTTATATTCTCCAGCTTCCATTCCTACTTCAGGCTTTACTCTAAATCTTACCACTTGTTTGCTACCTGGTTTGATAGCGACCATTTTAGGATATAACTTTATATGATTATTTAAACTATATTTTTCATATCCAGGAGCACTTTCTAAAAAACTTTCTAATCTCATTGGACTTGTTGTGTTATTTATTAAAGTTATTTCGTTGGTGTTTATCTTATCTAATCCTATTTCAAACCTTGTTGGAGCTACACTAAAATTAAAAGAATAGCTTGTCAACATTACTAAAAAAAACATAATTCCTAATATAAATTTTTTCATTTTTTTACTCACTCCATTTCACTTAATATTTTATCATATTTTTCATATTTTAAACTTCTATTAAATTTCTTAAATCTATCTACAATAGAATCTTTTAACTCTTTATCTTTTTTCAATACGCTTCCATTACTATCAACTTCATTTCCTTGTATAAATCTAGACTTTTGAGCTACTAAACCTGCTTTATCATAAATTATAATTTCACCATCTTTTAAACCATTTTTATAATTTACAACAGTTTTTATATCTCCTGTTTTATAAAAAAACTTCCAAACTCCTTCTCTCTTATTATTTTTATAAGTGCCCTCTAACATTTGTGCACCATCTGCTCCAAATATTTTTATTCCACCATCTATTTTTCCATATTTAAAATTTGTTAATGTTTCTAATATTTCACCTTTATAGAAAAATACAGCTTCACCTTCTAAAAGTCCATTATAGTATTCTACTTTTGTCAGCAATTCACCAACTGGTGAATATTTTACAACTTTACCATGTAAAATCCCATCCTCTAAATTTTCATAACCTTCCATATTTTTATTTTCATAAAAATATGTCCATTGACCGTTCGGTTTATCATAATTATACTTCAGAATTCCCTTAGTATCTCCATTCAAGTATTTTAATGTCCAAACCCCATGTTTAATACCATTTATATATTTTCCTTCATATACAAATCTTTCATTTTTATCTTGAACAAATCCTTGAAAAAATCCATTTTTTATTCCATTTTCATATTGTTCTTTTATCCCTTCACCTATTAACTCTCCTGTAAAAGGAGAGGTTTCATTTACCAAATAAACTATCTGGTTTCTTAATGACTTTTTATTTATATTCTCTTTCCTTA
This genomic window from Cetobacterium somerae ATCC BAA-474 contains:
- a CDS encoding fimbria/pilus periplasmic chaperone; its protein translation is MKKFILGIMFFLVMLTSYSFNFSVAPTRFEIGLDKINTNEITLINNTTSPMRLESFLESAPGYEKYSLNNHIKLYPKMVAIKPGSKQVVRFRVKPEVGMEAGEYKSYVVFKEIPLKESLNKNEGKVDAQIKMITEVGISIYGYYGEIKRGTNISNLQISYNSKTSNLKITADSNSKGNSSELLKQKIEILGAGGTISDTIDSQFGRTERTGKSKIESSMKIEKLKGKKVRVTIYDSQDKVIDKKVTDTL
- a CDS encoding toxin-antitoxin system YwqK family antitoxin, producing MKKRWVINFLITYIVLYNLTFSSLRKENINKKSLRNQIVYLVNETSPFTGELIGEGIKEQYENGIKNGFFQGFVQDKNERFVYEGKYINGIKHGVWTLKYLNGDTKGILKYNYDKPNGQWTYFYENKNMEGYENLEDGILHGKVVKYSPVGELLTKVEYYNGLLEGEAVFFYKGEILETLTNFKYGKIDGGIKIFGADGAQMLEGTYKNNKREGVWKFFYKTGDIKTVVNYKNGLKDGEIIIYDKAGLVAQKSRFIQGNEVDSNGSVLKKDKELKDSIVDRFKKFNRSLKYEKYDKILSEME